Proteins encoded by one window of Streptomyces sp. ALI-76-A:
- a CDS encoding helix-turn-helix domain-containing protein: MGTDLQSFAVQLRRMNGEINRLVHGFAGEHGLHATDVQALAAILDATEPMTPGRLRGHLGLTSGAVTACIDRLERAGHIRRVRESADRRVVHLYYAADARSAARSHFRPLARATDSARSRFTEAELAVALRFLAAMNDELSRLRPTQT, encoded by the coding sequence GTGGGGACCGACCTGCAGTCCTTCGCGGTCCAGCTGCGGCGGATGAACGGCGAGATCAACCGGCTGGTCCATGGTTTCGCGGGCGAGCACGGGCTGCACGCCACGGACGTCCAGGCGCTCGCCGCGATCCTGGACGCCACCGAACCGATGACGCCGGGGCGGCTGCGCGGACACCTCGGGCTCACCTCGGGGGCCGTCACGGCCTGCATCGACCGGCTCGAACGCGCCGGACACATCCGCCGGGTCCGGGAGAGCGCCGACCGGCGGGTGGTCCACCTGTACTACGCGGCCGACGCCAGATCGGCCGCCCGCAGCCACTTCCGCCCGCTGGCGCGCGCGACGGACTCCGCCCGCTCCCGCTTCACCGAGGCCGAACTGGCGGTGGCCCTGCGCTTCCTCGCCGCGATGAACGACGAGCTGTCCCGGCTGAGGCCGACGCAGACCTGA
- a CDS encoding MMPL family transporter, translating into MSPAPRRPRLLVPVLLLLVWLVAGGALGPYAGKLGEVATNDQAAFLPRSAESTAVIAEQRAFRQEETLPAIVVWTADDDAGATTARQEAAGRALASLAGTPGLVGRPSSAIPSDDGKALQGVVQLRPDLGDALPDALERVRGAAEQVPGTTVQVAGPAATQADLSDAFAGIDGLLLAVALVTVLVILLLVYRSVLLPLVIILGAVFALGVSCALVYVLADHDVLRVDGQVQGILSILVIGAATDYALLLTARYREELARRADRFQAVRAALGRSWGAIVASAATVALGLLALLLSDLTNNRALGPVGAIGIGCAVLTSLTFLPAVLVLLGPAAYWPAKPRTVDGGAGSTVWRRVAGLVDRAPRKVWSITLAVLLACAAFAPTLNSSGVPLDETFVDDAPSVVAQQTLARHFPGGSGNPTVVVANAGSADRVVSAARDTEGVASAAAVTRSGRPGGKTLVADGRVRVDVTLGAAADSDAARDTVARLRTALHDVPGADALVGGYPAQQYDTLRTAERDRTLIVPVVLAVIFLILTLLLRSLLMPALLVVTVALNFAATLGISSLVFRHVLGFTGTDPSVPLYGFVFLVALGVDYNIFLMSRVREESLRHGVRQGVLRGLVSTGGVITSAGVVLAATFAALGVIPLAFLAQIAFIVAFGVLLDTLVVRSLLVPALVRDIGPTAWWPARPGARTTPEAP; encoded by the coding sequence ATGTCCCCCGCCCCCCGACGGCCCCGCCTGCTCGTCCCCGTCCTGCTGCTGCTCGTCTGGCTCGTCGCGGGCGGCGCCCTCGGCCCGTACGCCGGCAAGCTCGGCGAGGTCGCGACCAACGACCAGGCCGCCTTCCTGCCGCGCAGCGCCGAGTCCACCGCGGTGATCGCCGAACAGCGCGCCTTCCGGCAGGAGGAGACCCTGCCCGCGATCGTCGTCTGGACCGCCGACGATGACGCCGGTGCGACGACGGCCCGGCAGGAAGCGGCCGGCCGGGCGCTCGCCTCACTCGCCGGGACCCCCGGCCTGGTCGGCCGTCCCTCGAGCGCGATCCCGTCCGACGACGGGAAAGCCCTCCAAGGCGTGGTCCAGCTCCGCCCGGACCTCGGCGACGCACTGCCCGACGCGCTCGAACGCGTTCGGGGCGCCGCCGAGCAGGTACCGGGCACCACCGTCCAGGTGGCCGGCCCGGCCGCGACCCAGGCCGACCTGTCCGACGCGTTCGCGGGCATCGACGGACTGCTGCTGGCCGTGGCGCTGGTCACCGTCCTGGTGATCCTGCTGCTGGTCTACCGCAGCGTGCTGCTGCCGCTGGTGATCATCCTCGGCGCGGTCTTCGCGCTGGGCGTGTCCTGCGCCCTCGTCTACGTCCTGGCCGACCACGACGTCCTACGGGTCGACGGTCAGGTCCAGGGCATCCTCTCCATCCTGGTGATCGGCGCGGCCACCGACTACGCCCTGCTGCTCACCGCCCGCTACCGGGAGGAACTGGCCCGGCGTGCCGACCGGTTCCAGGCCGTGCGGGCCGCCCTCGGGCGGTCCTGGGGCGCGATCGTCGCCAGTGCGGCGACCGTCGCCCTCGGCCTGCTCGCCCTCCTGCTCAGCGACCTGACGAACAACCGGGCGCTCGGCCCGGTCGGCGCGATCGGCATCGGCTGCGCGGTGCTCACCTCGCTCACCTTCCTGCCCGCGGTGCTCGTCCTGCTCGGCCCCGCCGCCTACTGGCCCGCCAAGCCCCGGACCGTCGACGGGGGCGCCGGCTCCACGGTGTGGCGCCGCGTCGCCGGCCTGGTCGACCGGGCCCCGCGCAAGGTCTGGTCGATCACGCTCGCCGTCCTCCTGGCGTGTGCCGCCTTCGCCCCCACCCTGAACTCCTCGGGCGTCCCGCTCGACGAGACCTTCGTCGACGACGCCCCCTCCGTCGTGGCCCAGCAGACGCTGGCCCGGCACTTCCCCGGCGGCTCGGGCAACCCGACCGTGGTCGTCGCGAACGCCGGCAGCGCGGACCGGGTGGTGTCGGCGGCCCGGGACACCGAGGGGGTCGCCTCGGCGGCGGCCGTGACGCGGTCCGGCCGTCCGGGCGGCAAGACGCTGGTGGCGGACGGGCGGGTGAGGGTCGACGTCACCCTCGGCGCCGCCGCCGACAGTGACGCCGCCAGGGACACGGTGGCCCGGCTGCGCACCGCGCTGCACGACGTGCCCGGCGCCGACGCGCTGGTCGGCGGCTACCCGGCCCAGCAGTACGACACCCTGCGCACGGCCGAACGGGACCGCACCCTGATCGTCCCGGTGGTGCTCGCCGTCATCTTCCTGATCCTCACCCTGCTGCTGCGCTCCCTGTTGATGCCGGCCCTGCTGGTGGTCACGGTGGCCCTCAACTTCGCGGCCACGCTGGGGATCTCCTCCCTCGTCTTCCGGCACGTGCTCGGCTTCACCGGCACCGACCCGTCCGTGCCGCTGTACGGCTTCGTCTTCCTGGTGGCCCTGGGCGTCGACTACAACATCTTCCTGATGTCCCGGGTGCGTGAGGAGTCCCTGCGGCACGGTGTACGGCAGGGTGTGCTGCGCGGTCTGGTCAGCACCGGCGGGGTGATCACCTCGGCCGGTGTGGTGCTCGCCGCCACGTTCGCCGCGCTCGGCGTGATCCCGCTGGCGTTCCTGGCCCAGATCGCGTTCATCGTCGCCTTCGGCGTGCTGCTCGACACGCTCGTGGTGCGCTCGCTGCTGGTGCCGGCGCTGGTGCGGGACATCGGGCCGACGGCGTGGTGGCCGGCCCGGCCCGGCGCACGGACGACGCCGGAGGCTCCGTGA
- a CDS encoding alpha/beta hydrolase, with the protein MLAKLSPRPTARRCAIASAAGLALLGAGLPAASPDGSEPDLSRFYRQKVTWRKCEGMEMPKDLQCGKVTVPLDYAKPRGPTLDLALARYRATVKSRGSVVLNFGGPGGAGVGELAGGAEDFMGLTDGYDVVSFDPRGVGRSSPVSCGDDAEQSVLVTAQDSEITADPRAVLDRIREAAATCAKHSGPVLPHIGTVNASRDLDVMRQALGDKKLNYLGFSYGTRLGAVYAAQFPKKVGRFVLDGVDTLTEPLSEQGVAGAAGQQRALEDFLDWCVKDIACPFGTDARSAREEVVRLVESLDEDPVPTDFGGEFTGQDLVGAIGQALYSEDLWPTLERALASLVEDGDTRALLGLSGGRSGWRGSGLRAGAGAGANGGLVDPEEVPLDNLPAALMAINCADDPDRPGADRISRDLGRLRAAYEEASPVFGRYRLIEYLMCYGRPKGTDFIREKVRDVRAPKMLLVGTRGDPATPYRWTVQTARRLGDSAVVLDNRDEGHTGYASSTCVHGKVDAFLLYGSLPPDGSSCGPESDRD; encoded by the coding sequence ATGCTGGCCAAGCTGTCGCCGCGGCCCACGGCCCGGCGCTGCGCGATCGCCTCGGCGGCCGGGCTGGCGCTGCTCGGAGCGGGGCTCCCGGCGGCGTCGCCGGACGGTTCCGAGCCGGATCTGTCACGGTTCTACCGTCAGAAGGTGACCTGGCGGAAGTGCGAGGGCATGGAGATGCCCAAGGATCTCCAGTGCGGGAAGGTCACCGTCCCCCTCGACTACGCGAAACCGCGCGGGCCCACCCTCGACCTGGCCCTCGCCCGGTACCGGGCGACGGTGAAGTCCCGTGGTTCGGTGGTGCTGAACTTCGGCGGTCCGGGCGGCGCCGGCGTCGGCGAACTCGCGGGTGGGGCAGAAGACTTCATGGGCCTCACGGACGGCTACGACGTGGTGTCCTTCGACCCCCGGGGCGTGGGCAGGTCCTCGCCGGTCAGCTGCGGCGACGACGCCGAGCAGTCCGTCCTGGTGACGGCCCAGGACTCGGAGATCACCGCTGATCCGCGGGCCGTACTGGACCGGATACGCGAGGCCGCCGCCACGTGCGCGAAGCACTCCGGGCCCGTCCTCCCGCACATCGGCACCGTGAACGCCTCCCGCGACCTGGACGTGATGCGCCAGGCCCTCGGCGACAAGAAGCTCAACTACCTCGGTTTCTCGTACGGAACCCGGCTCGGCGCGGTGTACGCGGCCCAGTTCCCCAAGAAGGTCGGCCGGTTCGTGCTCGACGGCGTGGACACCCTGACCGAACCGCTGTCCGAGCAGGGTGTGGCGGGAGCGGCGGGACAGCAGCGGGCGCTCGAGGACTTCCTCGACTGGTGCGTGAAGGACATCGCCTGCCCGTTCGGCACGGACGCGCGCTCGGCCCGGGAGGAGGTCGTACGGCTCGTGGAGTCGCTCGACGAGGACCCGGTGCCGACGGACTTCGGCGGGGAGTTCACCGGGCAGGATCTGGTGGGAGCCATCGGACAGGCCCTCTACAGCGAGGACCTGTGGCCCACGCTGGAGCGGGCGCTGGCCTCGCTCGTCGAGGACGGGGACACCCGGGCGCTCCTCGGGCTCTCCGGCGGCCGGTCGGGGTGGCGGGGGTCCGGCCTCCGAGCCGGTGCCGGTGCCGGTGCGAACGGCGGTCTGGTCGACCCGGAGGAGGTGCCCCTCGACAATCTTCCGGCGGCGCTGATGGCGATCAACTGCGCGGACGATCCCGACCGCCCCGGCGCCGACCGGATCTCCCGGGACCTCGGCCGGCTGCGCGCCGCGTACGAGGAGGCCTCCCCGGTCTTCGGCCGCTACCGGCTCATCGAGTACCTGATGTGCTACGGCCGCCCCAAAGGCACCGACTTCATCCGCGAGAAGGTGCGGGACGTCCGCGCTCCGAAGATGCTCCTCGTGGGCACGCGCGGCGATCCGGCGACGCCGTACCGCTGGACCGTGCAGACGGCT
- a CDS encoding LysR family transcriptional regulator, with protein MRTEQLEYITAVTRLGSLRRAADELRLSQPALSETVRNLERELGVDLLERKRSGATMSAAGRELLPYIVHVLEAVDRLRAAAGEQHRISRMVRVGTVNAATVPLLVPVVREFRAAHPVTQVEVVGAQQTDIHRALSEGGLDLGLVNQLDGDDVPAGFESTRLLCGRPVVCVRPDSPLASRASVTVDDLLAEPLIAMRSGYVMHRYVHRLLDGRAPSFSYSTDGAEMGKLMVAEGLGATVLPDFSVIDDPLERLGTITYRPLADDATRVLLMLQRRRAESVPRAAQDLYEGFVRRARELSAAEGADAR; from the coding sequence GTGCGTACCGAACAGCTGGAATACATCACGGCGGTCACCCGGCTCGGTTCCCTGCGCCGGGCGGCGGACGAACTACGCCTGTCGCAACCCGCGTTGAGCGAGACCGTGCGCAATCTGGAGCGGGAGCTGGGAGTGGACCTGCTGGAGCGCAAACGGTCCGGGGCGACGATGAGCGCGGCGGGCCGTGAGCTGCTGCCGTACATCGTGCACGTCCTGGAGGCGGTGGACCGGCTGCGGGCCGCGGCGGGCGAGCAGCACCGCATCAGCCGCATGGTGCGCGTCGGCACGGTGAACGCGGCGACCGTGCCCCTGCTCGTGCCGGTGGTGCGGGAGTTCCGCGCGGCGCACCCGGTCACCCAGGTCGAGGTGGTCGGCGCGCAACAGACGGACATCCACCGGGCGTTGTCCGAGGGCGGTCTCGACCTCGGTCTGGTCAACCAGCTGGACGGCGACGACGTGCCCGCGGGCTTCGAGTCGACGCGGCTGCTCTGCGGGCGGCCCGTGGTGTGCGTACGCCCCGACAGCCCGCTCGCCTCCCGGGCCTCGGTGACGGTGGACGACCTGCTCGCCGAGCCCTTGATCGCGATGCGCTCCGGTTACGTCATGCACCGCTATGTGCACCGGCTCCTGGACGGCCGCGCCCCGTCGTTCTCGTACTCCACCGACGGCGCCGAGATGGGCAAGCTGATGGTCGCCGAGGGGCTCGGGGCGACGGTCCTGCCGGACTTCAGTGTGATCGACGACCCCTTGGAGAGGCTCGGCACCATCACCTACCGGCCTCTGGCGGACGATGCGACCAGGGTGCTGCTGATGCTTCAGCGCCGCCGTGCCGAGTCGGTGCCGCGAGCGGCGCAGGATCTGTACGAGGGCTTCGTACGCCGGGCCCGGGAGCTCTCGGCGGCGGAGGGTGCGGACGCCCGGTGA
- a CDS encoding phosphotransferase: MEESVLGGGAVNEVVRVGASVRRTPSAGSDRVRDLLALFERRGWPGAPRFLGTDERGREMFSYIEGRAALTAAERAAARTDDCLIRVARLVRDFHDLTHGTPPAGDRDVVCHNDLAPKNTVYAVDGDVRRPLAFIDWDLAAPGERVHDVAHVCWQYLDLGPGVSDVPEAARRMRLICDAYGLTGRDGLVETVLWWQDRCWRGIESEAERGAPAMVALREAGAVDEVRRAWEWVDGHRRELGSRLASPR, encoded by the coding sequence GTGGAGGAGTCGGTACTCGGTGGCGGCGCGGTCAACGAGGTGGTGCGGGTCGGCGCGAGCGTGCGGCGCACGCCGTCCGCCGGCTCGGACCGGGTACGGGACCTGCTCGCGCTGTTCGAGCGGCGGGGCTGGCCGGGCGCCCCGCGGTTCCTCGGAACGGACGAGCGGGGCCGGGAGATGTTCTCCTACATCGAGGGACGCGCGGCGCTGACCGCGGCGGAGCGCGCCGCCGCCCGCACCGACGACTGTCTGATCCGGGTGGCCCGGCTCGTACGCGACTTCCACGACCTGACGCACGGCACACCGCCGGCCGGGGACCGCGACGTCGTGTGCCACAACGACCTCGCCCCGAAGAACACCGTGTACGCCGTGGACGGTGACGTCCGGCGCCCGCTGGCCTTCATCGACTGGGACCTGGCCGCACCGGGGGAGCGCGTCCATGACGTCGCCCACGTGTGCTGGCAGTACCTGGACCTCGGGCCGGGTGTGAGCGACGTACCGGAGGCGGCCCGCCGGATGCGGCTGATCTGCGACGCCTACGGGCTCACCGGACGGGACGGTCTCGTCGAGACGGTCCTGTGGTGGCAGGACCGCTGTTGGCGGGGCATCGAGAGCGAGGCGGAGCGCGGGGCGCCCGCCATGGTCGCCCTGCGTGAGGCCGGGGCCGTCGACGAGGTGCGCCGCGCCTGGGAGTGGGTCGACGGCCACCGTCGCGAACTGGGGAGCCGGCTCGCGTCACCGCGCTGA
- a CDS encoding nucleoside deaminase, with translation MVVRDTDLPHLRRCVELAAEALEAGDEPFGSVLVGGDGTVLAEEHNRVASGDRTRHPEFALARWSAARLTPGERAAATVYTSGEHCPMCAAAHAWVGLGRIVYVASSEQLAAWLGELGVPAPPVRTLPVQEVAPGVKVAGPVPELVEDVRALHRRFHRADG, from the coding sequence ATGGTCGTGCGGGACACCGACCTGCCTCATCTGCGCCGCTGCGTGGAGCTCGCGGCCGAGGCGCTGGAGGCCGGGGACGAGCCGTTCGGTTCGGTGCTGGTGGGAGGGGACGGCACGGTACTCGCCGAGGAGCACAACCGGGTGGCCTCCGGCGACCGCACCCGGCACCCCGAGTTCGCCCTGGCCCGCTGGTCCGCGGCCCGGCTGACACCCGGGGAACGGGCCGCCGCGACCGTGTACACGTCCGGCGAGCACTGCCCGATGTGCGCCGCCGCGCACGCCTGGGTCGGCCTGGGCCGCATCGTGTACGTGGCCTCCTCCGAGCAACTCGCCGCGTGGCTGGGTGAGTTGGGTGTCCCCGCGCCGCCGGTGCGGACGCTCCCCGTCCAGGAGGTGGCGCCCGGTGTGAAGGTGGCGGGTCCGGTACCCGAACTGGTCGAAGACGTACGCGCGTTGCACCGCCGCTTCCATCGCGCCGACGGCTGA
- a CDS encoding GNAT family N-acetyltransferase codes for MDHSAVLALYDRDMREGAQPDGPGARIERSERVVRQVASAQGWNGVVWSRLDEASADAAIAEQIARFSALGHEFEWKLYGHDVPVDLGRRLGAAGFTAEPEETLMIGEVADLTMDADPPEGIRLLAVTDPAGVDLVADVHEKAFGTDSSRLRHQLLARLREDPDTVLSVVALDGDTPVSAARMELVPGTRFAGLWGGGTVEGWRGRGIYRALVAHRARAAVARGYRYLQVDASGQSRPILERLGFQPLTTTTPYVYVP; via the coding sequence ATGGATCACAGCGCGGTACTCGCCCTCTACGACCGGGACATGCGCGAGGGCGCGCAGCCGGACGGCCCCGGTGCCCGGATCGAACGGTCGGAGCGTGTGGTGCGCCAGGTCGCCTCCGCGCAGGGCTGGAACGGGGTGGTCTGGTCCCGCCTCGACGAGGCGTCCGCCGACGCCGCGATAGCCGAGCAGATCGCCCGCTTCTCCGCTCTGGGCCACGAGTTCGAGTGGAAGCTCTACGGGCACGACGTTCCCGTGGACCTCGGACGGCGGCTCGGAGCGGCCGGGTTCACAGCCGAACCGGAGGAGACACTGATGATCGGCGAGGTCGCCGACCTGACGATGGACGCCGACCCGCCCGAGGGCATCCGTCTCCTGGCGGTCACCGACCCGGCCGGCGTCGATCTCGTCGCGGACGTCCACGAGAAGGCGTTCGGCACCGACAGCTCCCGGCTGCGGCACCAGCTGCTCGCGCGGCTCCGGGAGGACCCGGACACCGTCCTCTCCGTCGTCGCGCTGGACGGGGACACGCCGGTGAGCGCCGCCCGCATGGAACTCGTCCCCGGCACCCGCTTCGCGGGCCTGTGGGGCGGCGGCACCGTCGAGGGATGGCGCGGCCGGGGCATCTACCGCGCGCTCGTCGCGCACCGGGCCCGCGCCGCCGTCGCCCGCGGTTACCGGTACCTCCAGGTCGACGCCTCCGGCCAGAGCCGCCCGATCCTCGAACGCCTCGGCTTCCAGCCGCTGACCACGACGACGCCGTACGTGTACGTGCCGTAA
- a CDS encoding SPW repeat protein: protein MADVSHTRGDITSHPDASEMRARYARMLGGRDVALVDGPVFLLGLYCAVSPWILHYTTSQPSLVAHNLILGIAIGLLALGFTRAPERMYGLSWAMCALGVWMIVSPWIVGENPDAGVIWNNIIIGALAVILGLMCIGTAARSAPRA from the coding sequence ATGGCCGATGTCTCGCACACCAGAGGTGACATCACCAGCCACCCGGATGCTTCGGAAATGCGGGCACGCTACGCCCGCATGCTCGGCGGACGCGATGTGGCGCTCGTGGACGGACCGGTCTTCCTGCTCGGTCTGTACTGCGCCGTGTCGCCCTGGATACTCCACTACACGACCAGTCAGCCCAGCCTCGTCGCCCACAACCTGATCCTGGGCATCGCCATCGGTCTGCTGGCCCTCGGATTCACCCGGGCCCCCGAGCGCATGTACGGCCTGAGCTGGGCCATGTGCGCACTGGGTGTGTGGATGATCGTCTCGCCCTGGATCGTCGGCGAGAACCCGGACGCCGGAGTCATCTGGAACAACATCATCATCGGCGCCCTGGCCGTGATCCTGGGACTGATGTGCATCGGTACGGCTGCGAGGAGCGCCCCCAGGGCATAG
- a CDS encoding chaplin → MRRVTRNGMMAVAACSGAMAMAMAAPAFADSVAGGAAAGSPGLISGNTVQLPAQVPVNVCGNTVNVVGLLNPAVGNRCAGEGRGLSAEAPGGTSADAGGGASADGGGQDAPGVLSGNGVQLPVRLPVNVSGNSVNVVGVGDAAVGNESAHTPQDRPTVPDGHDRPGPPVKRAPEPTPPPAATTPAPRPAEPGHFTGTLARTGADGTVPALVGGAALVLGGAAVYRRFSPSAACPPAGSARRDAGR, encoded by the coding sequence ATGAGACGGGTGACCCGAAACGGGATGATGGCCGTCGCCGCCTGCTCCGGCGCGATGGCGATGGCGATGGCCGCGCCGGCGTTCGCCGACTCCGTGGCCGGCGGGGCCGCGGCGGGCTCGCCGGGACTGATCTCCGGCAACACCGTCCAGCTCCCGGCACAGGTGCCGGTGAACGTGTGCGGGAACACCGTGAACGTGGTCGGGCTGCTCAACCCCGCGGTCGGCAACAGGTGCGCCGGCGAGGGCCGCGGGCTGTCGGCGGAGGCGCCGGGCGGGACGAGCGCGGACGCGGGCGGCGGAGCGAGCGCGGACGGCGGCGGGCAGGACGCGCCGGGCGTGCTCTCCGGCAATGGGGTGCAGCTCCCGGTCCGGCTGCCCGTGAACGTCAGCGGCAACAGCGTGAACGTGGTGGGTGTCGGCGACGCGGCCGTGGGCAACGAGTCCGCGCACACCCCGCAGGACCGGCCGACCGTACCCGATGGCCACGACCGCCCCGGCCCTCCGGTGAAGCGGGCCCCGGAGCCGACGCCGCCGCCGGCGGCGACGACGCCCGCCCCGCGGCCGGCCGAGCCGGGGCACTTCACCGGCACCCTCGCCCGTACCGGAGCCGACGGGACCGTGCCCGCCCTCGTGGGCGGTGCGGCGCTGGTGCTGGGCGGAGCGGCGGTGTACCGGCGCTTCAGCCCCTCGGCGGCGTGTCCTCCTGCGGGAAGCGCGCGCCGGGACGCGGGACGCTGA
- a CDS encoding SDR family oxidoreductase: protein MNTDDSGDGPRCLVTGATGYIGGRLVPELLAEGYRVRCLARSPGALRDHPWAGEVEAVRGDVTDAASVAAAMRDVDVAYYLVHALGTGSGFEETDRAAARIFGERARAAGVRRIVYLGGLAPAGVPERELSPHLRSRAEVGRVLLASGVPTTVLRAAVVIGSGSASFEMLRHLTERLPVMVTPRWVRTRIQPVAVRDVLRVLVGSARMPSEVNRTFDIGGPDVLTYRDMMTRYAAIAGLPRRVIVPVPVLTPGLSSHWVGLVTPVPRGIARPLTESLRHEVVCHEHDIERYVPAPPGHPLGFDEAVRLALRRIQDAQVATRWSSASVPGAPSDPLPTDPDWAGGSLYTDRRELTVNASPEALWRVIEGIGGDNGWYSFPLAWAVRGWLDRLVGGVGLRRGRRDAARLRAGDSLDFWRVEEIEPGRLLRLRAEMRLPGLAWLEMSAESDSRGRTRYRQRALFHPHGLLGHAYWWSVSPFHSVVFGGMARNIAKAAARAPLTPPSERASAR from the coding sequence ATGAACACGGACGACTCAGGAGACGGGCCACGCTGCCTGGTGACCGGCGCCACGGGGTACATCGGCGGCCGGCTCGTCCCGGAACTGCTCGCCGAGGGGTACCGGGTGCGCTGTCTGGCCCGCTCCCCCGGCGCCCTGCGCGACCACCCGTGGGCGGGCGAGGTGGAGGCGGTGCGCGGAGACGTCACGGACGCCGCGTCGGTCGCGGCGGCGATGCGGGACGTCGACGTCGCCTACTACCTGGTGCACGCCCTGGGCACCGGCAGCGGCTTCGAGGAGACCGACCGCGCGGCGGCCCGGATCTTCGGCGAGCGGGCCCGCGCGGCCGGGGTGCGCCGGATCGTCTACCTCGGCGGTCTCGCCCCCGCGGGAGTGCCCGAGCGGGAGCTGTCGCCGCACCTGCGCTCGCGCGCCGAGGTGGGCCGCGTCCTGCTGGCGTCGGGCGTCCCGACGACCGTGCTGCGGGCCGCGGTCGTCATCGGCTCGGGCTCGGCGTCCTTCGAGATGCTCCGCCACCTCACCGAACGGCTGCCGGTCATGGTGACCCCGCGGTGGGTGCGCACCCGGATCCAGCCGGTCGCGGTCCGGGACGTGCTGCGCGTGCTGGTCGGCAGCGCACGCATGCCGAGCGAGGTGAACCGGACCTTCGACATCGGCGGGCCGGACGTGCTGACCTACCGGGACATGATGACGCGGTACGCCGCGATCGCCGGGCTCCCGCGTCGCGTGATCGTGCCCGTGCCGGTCCTCACCCCCGGCCTCTCCAGCCACTGGGTGGGGCTGGTGACCCCCGTGCCCCGGGGCATCGCCCGGCCGCTCACCGAGTCGTTGCGGCACGAAGTGGTGTGCCACGAACACGACATCGAGCGGTACGTGCCCGCCCCGCCCGGACACCCTCTCGGGTTCGACGAGGCCGTCCGGCTGGCACTGCGCCGCATCCAGGACGCGCAGGTCGCCACCCGCTGGTCGTCCGCCTCGGTCCCCGGCGCGCCGAGCGACCCGCTGCCCACCGACCCCGACTGGGCCGGCGGCAGCCTGTACACGGACCGCCGGGAGCTCACCGTGAACGCCTCCCCGGAGGCCCTGTGGCGGGTGATCGAGGGGATCGGCGGCGACAACGGCTGGTACTCCTTCCCGCTCGCCTGGGCGGTGCGGGGGTGGCTGGACCGGCTGGTGGGCGGGGTGGGCCTGCGCCGGGGGCGGCGGGACGCGGCCCGCCTGCGGGCGGGTGACTCGCTGGACTTCTGGCGCGTCGAGGAGATCGAGCCGGGGCGGCTGCTGCGGCTGCGGGCGGAGATGCGGCTGCCGGGCCTGGCGTGGCTGGAGATGTCCGCCGAGTCCGACAGCCGGGGCCGCACCCGTTACCGCCAGCGGGCCCTGTTCCATCCGCACGGGTTGCTGGGTCACGCGTACTGGTGGAGCGTCTCGCCCTTTCACTCCGTGGTGTTCGGCGGCATGGCCCGCAACATCGCGAAGGCCGCCGCCCGGGCACCGCTCACTCCCCCGAGTGAACGGGCATCCGCCCGCTGA
- a CDS encoding GlsB/YeaQ/YmgE family stress response membrane protein, which translates to MEIDGIISAIIIGIVIGILGRLVIPGRQRIGILWTIAVGIIAALIGSAIAGAFDVADTKGVDWVEWLIQIGLAAVGVAALDRAKARR; encoded by the coding sequence ATGGAGATCGACGGCATCATCAGCGCCATCATCATCGGCATCGTCATCGGCATCCTGGGCCGGCTCGTGATCCCGGGACGCCAGCGCATCGGAATCCTGTGGACGATCGCCGTCGGCATCATCGCCGCGCTGATCGGCTCGGCGATCGCCGGCGCGTTCGACGTGGCCGACACCAAGGGCGTGGACTGGGTCGAGTGGCTGATCCAGATCGGCCTCGCCGCAGTCGGCGTGGCCGCACTGGACCGGGCGAAGGCACGCCGCTGA